A genomic window from Pantoea alhagi includes:
- a CDS encoding bifunctional 2',3'-cyclic-nucleotide 2'-phosphodiesterase/3'-nucleotidase has product MVKGTALLVIATVSIPLSAATVDFRIMETTDLHSNMMDFDYYKDKPSDKFGLVRTATLIAAARAEVKNSVLVDNGDVIQGSPLGDYMAAKGLKAGETHPVYQAMNTLGYSVGNLGNHEFNYGLDYLQKALAGAHFPYINANIIDTATGKPRFTPWLIKPEKVIGQDGKTYTLNVGYIGFVPPQIMVWDRANLQGKITVDDITESARRWVPVMRQQGADVIIAVAHSGLSSEPYHALAENSVWYLSKVPGINAIMFGHAHAVFPSADFAAIPGADIKQGTLNGIPAVMPGMWGDHLGVVDLTLNNDDGQWKVTHARAEARPIYDKAAKKSLAQEDRALVQVLADAHRATRDFVAQPIGKSADVMYSYLSLVQDDPTVQIVNNAQRAYVEHFIQGDPDLANIPVLSAAAPFKAGGRKNDPASYVEVEKGELTFRNAADLYLYPNTLVVMKVNGEQVKQWLECSAGQFNQIDPQQRQPQALINWNYRTYNFDVIDGVNYQIDVTQPARYDEECQLIHPQASRIKNLTWQGKPIGADTPFLIATNNYRAWGGKFAGTGEKYIAFSSPDENRAIVSAWISAQTKAQGEVHPQADNNWRLAPVQSAVPLDIRFETSPSAKAADFISRYGRYPLSYISQDENGFAVYRIDLQK; this is encoded by the coding sequence ATGGTTAAGGGTACTGCGCTTCTGGTGATAGCCACGGTTTCGATTCCGCTTTCCGCTGCTACGGTGGATTTTCGCATTATGGAAACCACCGATCTGCACAGCAACATGATGGATTTCGATTATTACAAAGACAAACCCAGCGATAAATTTGGCCTGGTGCGCACCGCCACGCTCATCGCTGCGGCGCGTGCGGAAGTTAAGAATAGCGTGCTGGTAGATAACGGCGATGTTATCCAGGGCAGCCCGCTTGGTGATTACATGGCCGCAAAGGGGCTGAAGGCGGGAGAAACGCATCCGGTCTATCAGGCGATGAATACGCTGGGCTACAGCGTCGGTAATCTGGGCAATCATGAATTCAACTATGGCCTGGATTATCTGCAGAAGGCGCTGGCAGGGGCTCATTTCCCCTATATCAATGCCAACATCATCGATACCGCCACGGGCAAACCACGCTTTACTCCCTGGCTGATTAAACCAGAGAAAGTGATCGGGCAGGACGGAAAAACCTACACACTGAACGTGGGCTATATCGGTTTTGTACCGCCACAAATTATGGTCTGGGATCGGGCGAACCTGCAGGGAAAAATAACGGTTGATGATATAACCGAAAGTGCCCGACGTTGGGTGCCTGTTATGCGTCAACAGGGCGCGGACGTGATCATCGCCGTCGCGCACTCTGGTTTATCGAGCGAACCTTATCATGCGCTGGCTGAAAATTCCGTGTGGTATCTCAGCAAAGTCCCGGGCATTAACGCCATTATGTTTGGCCATGCGCACGCCGTCTTCCCCAGCGCCGATTTTGCCGCTATTCCCGGTGCGGATATCAAACAGGGCACGCTCAACGGGATACCGGCGGTTATGCCGGGCATGTGGGGCGATCACCTTGGCGTGGTGGATCTGACGCTGAATAATGACGACGGACAATGGAAAGTGACCCATGCACGCGCCGAGGCGCGCCCAATTTATGATAAGGCGGCGAAAAAATCGCTGGCGCAGGAAGATCGCGCTCTGGTGCAGGTGCTGGCTGACGCTCATCGCGCCACGCGTGATTTTGTCGCACAGCCGATCGGTAAATCTGCAGACGTGATGTACAGCTACCTGTCGCTGGTGCAGGACGATCCTACGGTGCAAATCGTAAATAACGCGCAGCGCGCTTACGTTGAGCATTTTATTCAGGGCGACCCCGATCTGGCCAACATCCCGGTGCTCTCCGCCGCCGCGCCTTTTAAAGCGGGAGGACGTAAAAACGATCCGGCTAGCTATGTGGAAGTGGAAAAGGGAGAACTTACGTTTCGTAACGCTGCAGACCTTTATCTCTATCCCAATACGCTGGTGGTGATGAAAGTTAACGGCGAGCAGGTAAAGCAATGGCTGGAGTGTTCTGCCGGACAGTTTAATCAGATCGACCCGCAACAGCGGCAGCCGCAGGCGCTGATTAACTGGAACTACCGCACCTATAATTTTGATGTGATTGATGGTGTGAATTATCAGATCGATGTGACGCAACCGGCTCGTTATGATGAGGAATGCCAGTTAATTCATCCGCAAGCTTCGCGTATTAAAAATCTGACCTGGCAGGGTAAACCCATCGGGGCCGACACCCCCTTCCTGATCGCAACCAATAACTATCGCGCCTGGGGCGGCAAGTTTGCCGGAACCGGAGAAAAATATATCGCTTTCTCTTCACCTGATGAGAACCGCGCGATCGTTTCAGCCTGGATTAGCGCGCAAACCAAAGCACAGGGGGAAGTGCATCCGCAGGCGGATAATAACTGGCGGCTGGCTCCTGTTCAGAGCGCTGTTCCGCTGGATATTCGTTTTGAAACCTCACCCTCAGCGAAAGCCGCAGATTTTATTTCCCGTTATGGTCGTTATCCGCTGAGCTATATCAGCCAGGACGAAAATGGCTTTGCTGTTTATCGTATCGACCTGCAAAAATAG
- the cysQ gene encoding 3'(2'),5'-bisphosphate nucleotidase CysQ yields MLEQICQLAREAGDAIMNIYDGQAPLDVSHKSDDSPVTAADIAAHRVIIRGLQQLTPEVPIVSEEDPPAFEVRQHWQRYWLVDPLDGTKEFIKRNGEFTVNIALIVQGKPVVGVVYAPVLGVMYSAAEGKAWKEENGQKTQIKIRDARPPLVVVSRSHQDGDELTEYLKQLGEHQTVAIGSSLKFCLVAEGKAQLYPRFGPTNSWDTAAGHAVALAAGAHVHDWKGRSLDYTPRESFLNPGFRVSIF; encoded by the coding sequence ATGTTAGAGCAAATCTGCCAGCTGGCGCGTGAAGCGGGCGACGCCATTATGAATATTTACGATGGCCAGGCGCCGCTCGACGTTTCTCACAAATCTGACGATTCGCCCGTGACCGCTGCCGATATTGCGGCGCACCGCGTGATTATCCGGGGGCTGCAGCAGCTTACGCCCGAGGTGCCGATTGTTTCCGAAGAGGACCCGCCTGCTTTTGAGGTTCGTCAGCACTGGCAACGTTATTGGCTGGTTGATCCGCTGGATGGCACCAAAGAGTTTATTAAACGTAACGGTGAGTTTACGGTGAATATCGCGCTGATCGTTCAGGGCAAACCGGTAGTTGGCGTCGTCTATGCGCCGGTGCTGGGCGTAATGTATTCCGCTGCGGAAGGTAAAGCCTGGAAAGAAGAGAACGGGCAGAAAACACAGATTAAAATCCGTGATGCGCGACCGCCGCTGGTGGTTGTCAGCCGTTCTCATCAGGATGGCGATGAGCTGACGGAATATCTCAAGCAGCTGGGCGAACATCAAACGGTGGCCATTGGTTCTTCGCTTAAATTTTGCCTGGTTGCGGAAGGTAAGGCTCAACTCTATCCGCGCTTTGGGCCGACCAACAGCTGGGATACTGCCGCTGGTCATGCGGTAGCGCTGGCCGCAGGCGCGCATGTTCATGACTGGAAAGGGCGCTCGCTGGACTATACGCCACGCGAATCCTTCCTCAACCCTGGCTTTCGCGTCTCTATTTTCTGA
- a CDS encoding YtfJ family protein translates to MRHAPLALVFSLLLPFSSHAHDFVNGQRVAPVGISDKGELNYQQDNFSYRPWNSAQLIGKVRVVQHIAGRSSAKEKNAALVEAIKQAHLPQDRYQTTTIINTDDAIPGTGMFVRSSIESNKTQYPWSQFIVDSNGAAKRAWQLEDGGSAVMVLDKNGRVRFAKDGALTAQETQQVIVLLHQLLK, encoded by the coding sequence ATGAGACATGCCCCGCTCGCCCTTGTATTTAGCCTGTTGCTGCCTTTTAGTAGCCACGCACATGACTTTGTCAACGGCCAGCGCGTTGCGCCGGTGGGCATCAGTGATAAAGGAGAGCTTAACTATCAACAGGATAATTTTAGCTATCGGCCATGGAATAGCGCACAGCTGATCGGTAAAGTGCGCGTGGTGCAACATATAGCCGGGCGCTCATCCGCTAAAGAGAAAAATGCCGCGCTGGTGGAAGCGATAAAACAGGCGCATCTGCCGCAGGATCGCTATCAAACCACCACCATTATCAATACTGACGACGCTATCCCTGGTACCGGTATGTTTGTGCGCAGCAGCATTGAGAGCAATAAGACACAGTATCCCTGGTCACAGTTTATCGTCGACAGCAACGGTGCGGCGAAACGGGCCTGGCAGCTGGAGGATGGCGGCTCTGCGGTGATGGTGTTAGATAAAAATGGCAGGGTGCGCTTTGCGAAAGATGGTGCGCTGACGGCGCAGGAAACGCAGCAGGTTATCGTCCTGCTGCATCAGTTGCTTAAATAG
- a CDS encoding DUF1107 domain-containing protein, which produces MKIFQRYNPFQIAKYVKTLFKGRIYIKDVGAFEFDKGKILVPRVKDKQHFSVMSEVNRQVLRLQAEYQ; this is translated from the coding sequence ATGAAGATTTTTCAGCGTTATAATCCTTTCCAGATCGCCAAATACGTTAAAACACTGTTTAAAGGAAGGATTTACATCAAGGATGTAGGCGCGTTCGAGTTTGATAAAGGCAAAATCCTCGTTCCGCGCGTTAAAGATAAGCAGCATTTTAGCGTAATGTCGGAAGTAAACCGTCAGGTGCTTCGGCTGCAGGCAGAGTATCAGTAA
- a CDS encoding hemolysin family protein → MLDSLLVILVLIAISAFFSLSEISLAAARKIKLKLLADDGNINAQRVLKMQETPGMFFTVVQIGLNAVAILGGIVGDSAFSPSFQKLFDGLVSPELAEQLSFICSFTLVTSLFILFADLTPKRIGMISPEAIALRIINPMRFCLLLFRPMVWFFNGMANMIFRLFKIPMVRKDDITSDDIYAVVEAGALAGVLRKQEHELIENVFELESRTVPSSMTSRENIIWFDLHEEESSLKEKIALHPHSKFLVCNGDIDHIVGYVDSKELLLRVLGNQSMALNSGLQIRSALIVPDTLTLSEALESFKTAGEDFAVIMNEYALVVGIITLNDVMTTLMGDLVGQGLEEQIVARDENSWLVEGGTPIDDVMRVLDINEFPQSGNYETIGGFMMYMLRKIPKRTDFVKFAGYKFEVVDIDSYRIDQLLVTRIDERPATLTINKDMEE, encoded by the coding sequence ATGTTAGATAGCTTGCTTGTCATACTCGTGTTGATTGCGATCAGCGCCTTCTTTTCTCTGTCAGAAATATCGCTGGCTGCCGCGCGTAAAATTAAACTCAAACTGCTGGCCGATGACGGCAATATCAACGCGCAGCGCGTGCTGAAAATGCAGGAAACGCCGGGTATGTTCTTTACCGTGGTGCAAATTGGCCTGAACGCCGTTGCTATTCTTGGCGGTATCGTCGGCGACTCCGCTTTCTCTCCCTCTTTCCAGAAACTATTTGATGGCCTGGTTTCGCCTGAACTGGCGGAACAGCTCAGTTTTATCTGTTCCTTCACCCTGGTGACCAGCCTGTTTATTCTGTTCGCCGATTTGACGCCAAAGCGTATCGGGATGATCTCGCCGGAAGCTATCGCGCTGCGCATTATTAATCCCATGCGTTTCTGTTTGCTGCTGTTCCGCCCGATGGTGTGGTTCTTTAACGGTATGGCGAACATGATTTTCCGCCTGTTTAAAATCCCCATGGTGCGTAAAGACGACATTACCTCTGATGATATTTATGCCGTTGTGGAAGCGGGCGCGCTGGCAGGCGTGCTGCGCAAACAGGAGCATGAGCTGATTGAGAATGTGTTTGAGCTGGAATCGCGCACGGTTCCTTCCTCAATGACCTCGCGTGAGAACATTATCTGGTTCGATCTGCATGAAGAGGAAAGCAGCCTGAAAGAGAAGATTGCGCTGCATCCCCATTCCAAGTTTTTAGTCTGTAACGGTGATATCGACCATATCGTCGGCTATGTCGATTCCAAAGAGCTACTGCTACGCGTACTGGGTAATCAAAGCATGGCGCTCAACAGCGGTCTGCAAATCCGTTCTGCGCTCATTGTTCCTGATACCCTGACGCTTTCCGAAGCGCTGGAAAGCTTCAAAACCGCCGGTGAAGATTTTGCGGTTATCATGAACGAGTACGCGCTGGTCGTGGGCATTATTACGCTGAACGACGTAATGACTACGCTGATGGGCGATCTGGTAGGGCAAGGGCTGGAAGAACAGATTGTCGCCCGTGATGAAAACTCCTGGCTGGTAGAAGGCGGCACGCCAATTGATGATGTGATGCGCGTGCTGGATATCAACGAGTTTCCACAGTCGGGCAACTATGAAACCATCGGCGGCTTTATGATGTATATGCTGCGCAAAATCCCTAAACGTACCGATTTTGTTAAGTTTGCAGGCTATAAGTTTGAAGTAGTGGATATTGATAGCTATCGTATCGATCAGCTACTGGTTACGCGTATTGATGAACGTCCGGCAACCCTGACGATAAACAAAGATATGGAAGAATAA
- the tamA gene encoding autotransporter assembly complex protein TamA — protein sequence MPRFHLYCIACLLIAAPGAQAANIRLQLEGLTGDLQKNVRAQLSTIDTDEVSADGRFRARVKKAIEEGLRALGYYEPDINFESRPAPAKGGRPVLIARVSAGEPVKIAGSAIILRGDARNDAEYQQWVREGRPENGAILNHGKYESFKKGFTNLALRNGYFDGDFKKSQLGVSVERREAFWDLDYDSGKRYRFGDVTFEGSQIRDEYLQNLVPFHEGDYYSSRDLAELNRRLSATGWFNSVVVAPEFDKTTADKVLPLSGVVSPRTENTIETGIGYSTDVGPRLKTTWRKPWVNSRGHSLATSANLSAPEQQLDFSYKVPLLKNPLEQYYLIQGGLKRTDLNDTKADSTTLALSRYWDNSSGWQKAINLRWSLDHFTQANVTNTTMLIYPGVSVNRTRSRGGLMPDWGDSQRYSVDISDTTWGSDVDFLVLQAQNVWIRTLAERHRFVARGNLGWIETNDFEKVPPDLRFFAGGDRSIRGYKYKGISPRDEDGKLTGASKLATGSLEYQYNVTGKWWGAVFVDSGEAVNDIKQSNFKTGAGIGVRWASPVGPIKFDLARPVGDKEEHGLQFYIGLGPEL from the coding sequence GTGCCACGATTTCATCTCTATTGCATAGCCTGTTTGCTGATAGCAGCGCCTGGCGCTCAGGCCGCGAACATTCGCTTACAGCTCGAGGGATTAACCGGAGATTTGCAGAAAAACGTCAGGGCACAGCTTTCCACAATCGATACCGATGAAGTGAGTGCTGACGGCCGTTTTCGTGCGCGGGTTAAAAAAGCCATTGAAGAAGGGCTGCGCGCGCTGGGCTACTATGAACCTGATATCAATTTTGAAAGCCGTCCGGCTCCGGCAAAAGGCGGCAGACCGGTACTGATTGCACGCGTTTCAGCAGGCGAGCCGGTAAAAATCGCCGGTAGCGCCATTATTCTGCGCGGCGATGCGCGTAATGATGCGGAGTATCAGCAGTGGGTAAGAGAGGGACGTCCTGAAAACGGCGCTATTCTTAATCACGGCAAGTATGAAAGCTTCAAAAAAGGCTTTACCAATCTGGCGCTGCGCAACGGCTATTTTGACGGTGATTTCAAGAAAAGCCAGCTGGGCGTATCCGTAGAGCGCCGCGAGGCGTTCTGGGATCTCGATTATGACAGCGGCAAGCGCTATCGCTTTGGCGACGTGACCTTTGAAGGATCGCAGATCCGCGATGAGTATCTGCAAAACCTGGTGCCGTTTCACGAAGGCGATTATTACAGCTCACGCGATCTGGCTGAGCTAAACCGTCGCCTGTCGGCGACCGGCTGGTTTAATTCAGTGGTGGTCGCGCCGGAATTTGATAAAACCACGGCGGATAAAGTTTTACCGCTGAGCGGCGTGGTCTCGCCGCGCACCGAAAACACCATTGAAACCGGCATCGGCTACTCTACTGACGTCGGGCCGCGGCTGAAAACCACCTGGCGTAAGCCGTGGGTGAATTCACGCGGACACAGCCTGGCGACCAGTGCCAACCTCTCAGCACCTGAGCAGCAGCTTGATTTTAGTTATAAGGTGCCGCTGCTGAAAAATCCGCTGGAACAATATTATTTGATACAGGGCGGCCTGAAGCGCACCGACCTGAACGATACCAAAGCAGATTCCACCACGCTGGCGCTATCGCGCTACTGGGATAACAGCTCCGGCTGGCAAAAAGCCATCAATTTGCGCTGGAGCCTGGATCACTTTACCCAGGCGAACGTTACCAACACGACCATGCTGATCTATCCCGGCGTCAGCGTTAACCGCACCCGCTCGCGCGGCGGGCTGATGCCAGACTGGGGCGACTCCCAACGCTATTCCGTCGATATTTCCGATACCACCTGGGGGTCGGATGTCGATTTTCTTGTTTTACAGGCGCAAAACGTCTGGATCCGTACGCTGGCGGAGCGACATCGCTTTGTGGCGCGCGGTAACCTCGGCTGGATTGAAACCAACGATTTTGAAAAAGTGCCGCCCGATCTGCGTTTCTTCGCCGGGGGCGACCGCAGTATTCGCGGCTACAAATATAAAGGCATCTCTCCACGCGATGAAGACGGCAAGCTGACCGGGGCATCGAAACTGGCGACCGGCTCGCTGGAGTATCAATACAACGTGACCGGCAAATGGTGGGGCGCGGTATTTGTGGACTCCGGCGAAGCGGTGAACGATATCAAGCAAAGCAACTTTAAAACCGGTGCCGGTATCGGCGTACGCTGGGCCTCGCCGGTAGGGCCGATTAAGTTCGACCTGGCGCGGCCTGTGGGTGATAAAGAGGAACACGGTTTGCAGTTTTACATCGGACTGGGGCCTGAACTATGA
- the tamB gene encoding autotransporter assembly complex protein TamB: MKLWKKVLIGILIFLAVLAGGVLLLVSTTPGLHLLLNGAARWVPGLSIQQVNGGWRDLTLKGVRYEMPGVTLNAGEFHLAVQLGCLKNSAFCVNDLGLKDLNVVVDSSKMTPSNAPPPEEESSSGEISTPYPITLRHLSLHNINLKIDNTAISLLDFSTGLHWQERALTLTPTRIQSLLIALPKAAQVANEQVVQPKIQQPQTQEKPLGETLKAMFGQPLLPSMPDFRLPLDIEVQEIVGEQLRITGDTELAVNRLLLKAKTQDRLLQLQTLDIDSPQGQLKASGQAQLAGHWPVDFNLNGALNVEPLKGEKIKMTLGGAMRQQLQLGVNLSGPLNAQLTGQTELATVGLPLQLKLTSPQLRWPLSGATQYQADNLDFSFSGKATDYVMSLRTALQGEAIPPADLALDGKGNVEQFSLDKLRLSTLQGHADLSGLVDWSKAISWRSELTLNGIDTARHYPDWPATLEGKVTTRGSLYGGSWQMRVPELRLRGKVRQNAVSADGSLYGNSYNQWNIPGIKLVLGRNNIDLKGELGDALNLDANIDAPHLDNALPGLGGVAKGTIKARGTLQAPQLLADVTATGLRWQELTIARVRLDGDVKSSDQVAGKLQLRVEQLKQASLAINQLTLNADGNEQKHQLKLNVNGDPVSGQLALNGSFDRQQQRWQGTLNNTFFDTPVGEWRLTRAISIDYQNARQTATIGAHCWRNPNAQLCVPQPIEAGPDGHARVTLNRFDLAMIKPFLPEETQLVGVFSGDADVSWHSDGSLPTGRVALKGNGVKVTQDVQGNALPIAFDTLNLNAAMRNGQAQLEWLLRIANNGQFDGKVQISDPQNRRNLSGNININNLSLALFNPALMRGEQVAGMLNSNLRLGGNLQKPLVYGQLGLRNVDVEGSFMPVDLTSANLTMAFNGMSSTLEGLIQTARGQINLDGNADWSQLDNWRAHIAARGNRVRVTVPPMVRMDVSPDLTFDASPIAFTLDGKVDVPWARITVQEVPESAAGVSSDEVLLDENLQPVTSQTAAIPINSNLIIHVGDDVRLSAFGLKAKLNGDLKLVQDKRGLGLNGQINIPSGRFHAYGQDLLVRKGELQFAGPPDQPYINLEAIRNPEATEDDVTAGLRVTGLADEPKAEIFSDPAMSQQEALSYLLRGQGLDTEGDSNALTSALVGLGVAQSGQVVGKIGETFGVSNLALDTAGVGDSQQVQVSGYVLPGLQVKYGVGIFDSLATLTLRYRLMPKLYLEAVSGVDQALDLLYQFEF; encoded by the coding sequence ATGAAGCTATGGAAAAAGGTCCTGATTGGGATTCTGATTTTTTTAGCGGTGCTGGCTGGCGGCGTGCTGCTGCTGGTAAGCACTACGCCCGGCCTGCATCTGCTGTTGAACGGCGCAGCGCGCTGGGTGCCAGGTTTATCTATTCAGCAGGTGAACGGCGGCTGGCGTGACCTGACATTGAAAGGGGTGCGCTATGAAATGCCTGGCGTAACGCTGAACGCTGGCGAATTCCACCTGGCCGTACAGCTGGGCTGTCTGAAAAACTCCGCGTTCTGCGTTAACGATCTTGGGCTGAAAGATCTTAATGTCGTGGTGGACAGCAGCAAAATGACGCCATCCAACGCGCCGCCGCCGGAAGAAGAAAGCAGTAGCGGTGAGATCAGTACGCCTTATCCCATTACGCTGCGTCATCTCAGCCTGCACAATATCAATCTTAAAATTGATAATACCGCAATTTCTTTGCTCGATTTTTCTACCGGTCTGCACTGGCAGGAGCGTGCGCTTACCTTAACGCCAACGCGTATTCAGAGCCTGCTTATTGCGCTGCCGAAAGCGGCGCAGGTGGCTAATGAACAGGTAGTACAACCTAAGATCCAGCAGCCTCAGACGCAGGAGAAACCGCTGGGCGAAACGCTGAAAGCAATGTTCGGGCAGCCGCTGCTGCCATCGATGCCTGATTTCCGCCTGCCGCTTGATATTGAGGTGCAGGAGATCGTGGGCGAACAGCTGCGGATCACCGGCGATACCGAGCTGGCAGTCAATCGTTTACTGCTGAAAGCGAAAACGCAGGATCGCCTGTTACAGCTGCAAACACTGGATATTGATTCGCCGCAGGGGCAGCTTAAGGCCAGTGGACAGGCGCAGCTTGCCGGTCACTGGCCGGTAGACTTCAACCTCAACGGCGCGCTAAACGTCGAGCCGCTGAAGGGCGAGAAGATCAAAATGACGCTTGGCGGCGCTATGCGTCAGCAGCTTCAGCTGGGAGTGAATCTCTCCGGCCCGCTGAATGCGCAGCTTACCGGTCAAACCGAGCTGGCCACCGTCGGCCTGCCGCTGCAGCTAAAATTAACCAGTCCACAGCTGCGCTGGCCGCTCAGTGGCGCAACGCAGTATCAGGCGGATAATCTCGATTTCAGCTTCAGCGGCAAGGCCACCGACTATGTGATGTCGTTGCGCACCGCTTTGCAGGGCGAAGCCATTCCGCCAGCCGATCTGGCGCTGGACGGGAAGGGGAATGTTGAACAGTTCAGCCTTGATAAGCTGCGGCTGTCGACGTTGCAAGGCCATGCCGATCTTAGCGGTCTGGTAGACTGGAGCAAAGCGATCAGCTGGCGCAGCGAACTCACGCTGAACGGGATTGATACTGCCCGGCACTATCCTGACTGGCCCGCCACGCTGGAGGGTAAAGTCACCACGCGCGGCAGCCTGTATGGCGGGAGCTGGCAGATGCGCGTGCCGGAACTCCGGCTGCGCGGCAAAGTGCGGCAGAACGCAGTTTCAGCAGATGGCTCGCTGTACGGTAACAGCTATAACCAGTGGAATATTCCCGGGATTAAACTGGTGCTGGGACGCAATAATATCGATCTGAAGGGCGAACTGGGCGATGCGCTTAACCTGGATGCCAACATTGACGCGCCGCATCTGGACAACGCGCTGCCTGGTCTGGGCGGCGTGGCGAAAGGCACCATCAAAGCGCGCGGAACGCTACAGGCGCCGCAGCTGCTGGCGGATGTTACCGCCACCGGCCTGCGCTGGCAGGAACTGACCATTGCCCGCGTGCGGCTGGATGGCGATGTGAAATCGAGCGACCAGGTGGCAGGCAAGCTACAGCTGCGCGTTGAACAGCTGAAGCAGGCATCGCTGGCGATTAATCAGCTGACGCTGAACGCAGACGGCAACGAGCAGAAACACCAGTTGAAGCTTAACGTCAACGGCGATCCGGTTTCGGGCCAGCTGGCGCTGAACGGCAGTTTCGATCGTCAGCAGCAACGCTGGCAGGGAACGCTGAATAACACCTTCTTTGATACGCCGGTAGGCGAGTGGCGACTCACTCGCGCTATTTCAATCGATTATCAGAATGCGCGACAAACGGCGACCATTGGCGCGCACTGCTGGCGCAATCCCAATGCGCAGCTCTGCGTGCCGCAGCCGATTGAGGCGGGGCCGGATGGCCATGCGCGCGTGACGCTAAACCGCTTCGATCTGGCGATGATTAAGCCCTTCCTGCCGGAAGAGACGCAGCTGGTAGGCGTGTTCAGCGGCGATGCCGATGTTAGCTGGCATAGCGACGGCTCGCTGCCTACCGGACGGGTAGCGCTGAAAGGCAACGGCGTTAAAGTCACCCAGGATGTACAGGGCAATGCGCTGCCGATCGCCTTCGATACCCTGAATCTTAACGCTGCCATGCGTAACGGTCAGGCGCAGCTGGAATGGCTGCTGCGCATTGCCAATAACGGGCAGTTTGACGGAAAGGTTCAGATTAGCGATCCACAAAACCGCCGTAATCTCTCCGGCAATATCAATATCAACAACCTGTCGCTGGCGCTGTTTAATCCGGCACTGATGCGCGGCGAACAGGTGGCAGGTATGCTCAACAGCAATCTGCGCCTTGGCGGTAACCTGCAAAAGCCGCTGGTTTATGGGCAGTTGGGGCTGCGTAATGTGGACGTGGAAGGCAGCTTTATGCCGGTTGATCTGACCAGCGCTAACCTGACCATGGCATTTAACGGCATGAGCTCAACGCTGGAAGGGTTAATCCAGACTGCGCGCGGACAGATTAACCTGGATGGCAATGCCGACTGGAGCCAGCTGGATAACTGGCGCGCTCATATTGCTGCACGCGGCAATCGCGTGCGGGTGACCGTTCCGCCGATGGTGCGCATGGATGTTTCGCCAGATCTGACGTTCGATGCTTCGCCCATCGCCTTTACGCTTGACGGTAAGGTGGATGTGCCCTGGGCACGAATTACGGTTCAGGAAGTGCCAGAGAGCGCCGCCGGCGTCTCTTCCGATGAGGTGCTGCTGGATGAAAATCTGCAGCCGGTGACCTCACAAACGGCGGCAATCCCAATTAACAGCAATCTGATTATTCACGTGGGCGATGATGTCCGTCTCAGCGCTTTTGGCCTGAAAGCGAAGCTGAACGGCGATCTCAAGCTGGTGCAGGATAAACGCGGGCTGGGACTGAATGGCCAGATCAATATCCCGTCCGGTCGTTTCCATGCTTATGGACAGGATCTGCTGGTGCGTAAAGGCGAACTGCAGTTTGCCGGGCCGCCGGATCAGCCTTATATCAATCTGGAAGCCATTCGTAATCCCGAGGCAACCGAGGATGATGTGACCGCCGGGTTGCGTGTGACCGGGCTGGCGGATGAGCCAAAAGCGGAGATTTTCTCCGATCCGGCGATGTCGCAGCAGGAAGCGCTTTCTTATCTGTTGCGCGGGCAGGGGCTGGATACGGAAGGCGACAGCAACGCACTGACTTCAGCTCTGGTTGGTTTAGGGGTTGCACAAAGTGGGCAGGTTGTGGGTAAAATCGGCGAGACCTTTGGCGTGAGTAATCTTGCCCTTGATACAGCCGGCGTCGGTGACAGCCAGCAGGTTCAGGTCAGCGGTTATGTTCTGCCGGGTCTACAAGTAAAATATGGAGTGGGTATCTTTGATTCACTGGCGACTTTGACGTTGCGTTATCGCCTGATGCCTAAGCTCTATTTGGAAGCAGTGTCCGGCGTCGACCAGGCACTCGATTTGCTCTATCAGTTTGAGTTTTAG
- a CDS encoding gamma-glutamylcyclotransferase family protein yields MRIIVYGSLRRKQGNSHWMTNAQWLGDHQIEGYDLYNIGLYPGVVPGEGTVYGEVYRIDASTLGELDALRTRGGEYKRQLIQTPYGSAWLYVYQRSVAGLTHIPSGDWLQRDDVSSGE; encoded by the coding sequence ATGCGAATAATTGTCTACGGCAGTTTACGGCGCAAACAGGGAAACAGTCACTGGATGACAAACGCGCAGTGGCTCGGCGATCATCAGATCGAGGGCTACGATCTTTACAATATTGGTCTCTATCCCGGCGTCGTGCCGGGAGAGGGCACCGTATATGGTGAAGTTTACCGAATTGATGCCAGTACGTTAGGTGAACTGGACGCGCTTCGAACCCGCGGTGGCGAGTATAAGCGCCAGCTGATTCAGACGCCGTACGGCAGCGCCTGGCTGTACGTGTATCAACGATCGGTAGCGGGATTGACGCATATCCCAAGCGGCGACTGGCTGCAACGGGATGATGTTTCATCAGGTGAATAA